A window of the Streptomyces sp. NBC_00250 genome harbors these coding sequences:
- a CDS encoding SDR family oxidoreductase codes for MSSNKPLAGKTALVTGASRGIGRAIALRLAADGARVGVHYAGNETAAKETVTAIEAAGGSAFALRTELGVPGDADALWAAFDERTEGDHGLDILVNNAGIAGPGLIHEVEEADYDRVFAVNAKAPFFIIQKGLDRLRDGGRIVNISSGVTKVAFPGMTSYAASKGAVEVLTLTLAQTLGSRGITVNAVSPGTIETDIHPWMADPAAKAHAAGFSVFNRVGQPGDVADVVGFLASDDARWITGQNIDASGGSGLGL; via the coding sequence ATGAGCAGCAACAAGCCCCTCGCCGGCAAGACCGCCCTCGTCACCGGCGCCAGCCGCGGCATCGGCCGGGCGATCGCCCTCCGCCTCGCCGCCGACGGCGCCCGGGTCGGCGTCCACTACGCCGGCAACGAGACGGCCGCGAAGGAGACGGTCACCGCGATCGAGGCCGCCGGCGGCTCCGCCTTCGCCCTCCGCACCGAGCTGGGCGTCCCCGGCGACGCCGACGCCCTGTGGGCCGCCTTCGACGAGCGGACGGAGGGCGACCACGGTCTCGACATCCTGGTGAACAACGCCGGGATCGCCGGCCCCGGCCTGATCCACGAGGTCGAGGAGGCGGACTACGACCGGGTGTTCGCGGTCAACGCCAAGGCGCCGTTCTTCATCATCCAGAAGGGCCTCGACCGGCTCCGCGACGGCGGCAGGATCGTCAACATCTCCTCCGGGGTCACCAAGGTCGCCTTCCCGGGCATGACCTCGTACGCCGCCTCCAAGGGCGCCGTCGAGGTGCTGACCCTCACCCTCGCCCAGACCCTCGGCTCCCGGGGCATCACCGTCAACGCGGTCTCGCCGGGGACGATCGAGACCGACATCCACCCGTGGATGGCCGACCCGGCCGCCAAGGCGCACGCCGCCGGGTTCTCGGTCTTCAACCGGGTGGGGCAGCCGGGTGACGTGGCCGATGTCGTCGGCTTCCTCGCCTCCGACGACGCCCGCTGGATCACCGGCCAGAACATCGACGCGAGCGGCGGCTCCGGCCTCGGCCTCTGA